One genomic region from Fervidobacterium gondwanense DSM 13020 encodes:
- a CDS encoding extracellular solute-binding protein — translation MKKFVFLALLIIFTVASFAKATITVSVWSWNVDRYKKLVAEFNKYYPDIEVKIIVNEPDINGFLTATVSAKKALPDVVAESWEPLSYPVSQGWVYPLDEFFKDDPYIKYVPDSVRNAFKYNNKTYALGERLHFECIVLNLDLLKKLNLTAPTYENWTVDLFKNYARRATTKEYSGINQLWEFDTFMAAILSKETTFWSFDPDKWEFDLVNGGWIPAIKLQKELKSIPGLVADDLINQDMRNQGQLDDYQKKFGKDADAFRESKVLMGFEATYDWSWLRTVPWNFDYYPVPHDPKIGIRLPVHINYTFVSSTTKYPKEAFLFARFLTYDPRGVVARLKLYESEGVENGRLTDWFIPATMHPDVVKYFETLKIPNGIKWMLKNLDKTVRVDMWKIVPGWFEAIWDVIFPVNEKIRRGETTPEAVAKETQDKANKVIKESWTIFAKKLADAEKKFPQIRKQIEGK, via the coding sequence ATGAAGAAGTTCGTGTTTTTAGCTTTGCTAATCATTTTTACCGTTGCCAGTTTTGCAAAAGCAACAATAACAGTGTCTGTATGGAGCTGGAATGTTGATAGGTACAAAAAGCTCGTTGCAGAGTTCAACAAATACTATCCAGATATAGAAGTAAAAATAATCGTAAATGAGCCAGATATCAACGGTTTCTTAACAGCGACCGTTTCTGCCAAAAAGGCTCTCCCAGACGTTGTTGCGGAATCATGGGAACCACTCTCGTACCCAGTTTCACAGGGTTGGGTTTATCCACTTGACGAATTCTTCAAAGATGATCCGTACATAAAGTATGTCCCAGACAGTGTAAGGAATGCATTTAAATACAACAACAAAACTTACGCACTTGGCGAAAGATTACACTTTGAGTGTATCGTTCTGAATCTTGATTTGCTCAAAAAATTGAATTTGACAGCTCCGACGTACGAAAATTGGACCGTTGACCTTTTCAAGAACTATGCAAGAAGAGCAACCACAAAGGAGTACTCTGGAATAAATCAATTGTGGGAATTTGATACGTTCATGGCAGCTATTTTGAGCAAAGAGACAACATTCTGGAGCTTTGACCCAGATAAATGGGAATTCGATCTCGTTAACGGTGGATGGATACCGGCAATAAAATTGCAAAAGGAACTGAAATCAATACCAGGACTTGTTGCTGATGACTTGATAAACCAAGATATGAGAAATCAAGGACAGCTCGATGATTATCAGAAAAAATTCGGCAAAGACGCAGATGCATTTAGGGAATCGAAAGTCTTAATGGGATTCGAAGCAACGTACGACTGGAGTTGGCTCAGAACAGTACCTTGGAACTTCGATTATTACCCAGTTCCACATGATCCAAAAATCGGCATACGGTTACCAGTGCACATTAACTATACGTTTGTGAGTTCAACAACAAAGTATCCTAAGGAAGCATTCTTGTTTGCAAGGTTCTTAACATATGATCCAAGAGGCGTTGTGGCAAGGCTCAAACTATACGAATCTGAAGGTGTGGAAAATGGTAGACTTACAGACTGGTTCATCCCAGCAACAATGCATCCAGATGTTGTTAAATACTTTGAGACTTTGAAAATTCCAAATGGTATAAAGTGGATGCTCAAGAATCTTGACAAAACAGTCCGTGTTGATATGTGGAAGATAGTTCCTGGCTGGTTCGAAGCGATTTGGGATGTCATATTCCCAGTTAATGAAAAGATAAGAAGAGGAGAAACGACACCAGAAGCTGTTGCAAAGGAGACTCAGGATAAAGCAAACAAAGTTATAAAGGAATCCTGGACCATATTTGCTAAGAAGTTAGCTGATGCAGAAAAGAAATTCCCACAAATCAGAAAACAAATCGAAGGTAAATAA